In Alteribacter lacisalsi, a genomic segment contains:
- the dapB gene encoding 4-hydroxy-tetrahydrodipicolinate reductase, with amino-acid sequence MIRIVIAGPRGNMGKEAVQMVLETDQFELAGVIDRKNGGKTLADLQGLPDAAVPVFDDPVHCFQETQPDVLVDLTNPDTGKVHMKLALENGVRPVIGTTGFSEADVEEMSLLAESKELGAIIAPNFAIGAILMMKFSQTAARYMPDVEIIEQHHDRKLDAPSGTAVKTAQLISEVREKKKQGHPDEEETLQGARGADVDGMHIHSLRLPGLVAHQEVIFGGEGQTLKIRHDSINRRSFMPGVKMACEEVMRIGVLVYGLEHIIE; translated from the coding sequence ATGATTCGAATAGTGATTGCTGGACCAAGAGGGAATATGGGGAAAGAAGCTGTACAGATGGTTCTTGAGACAGATCAGTTTGAACTTGCAGGCGTGATCGACCGGAAAAATGGAGGAAAAACACTTGCAGATTTACAGGGCCTCCCCGATGCCGCTGTGCCGGTTTTTGATGACCCGGTTCACTGTTTCCAGGAAACGCAGCCGGATGTTCTTGTGGATCTGACAAATCCGGATACTGGTAAGGTACATATGAAACTCGCCCTTGAGAATGGAGTCAGACCAGTCATCGGAACCACCGGGTTTTCAGAAGCGGATGTAGAAGAGATGTCATTACTGGCAGAGTCAAAAGAACTTGGTGCCATTATCGCTCCGAATTTTGCAATCGGTGCGATTTTAATGATGAAATTTTCACAGACGGCTGCCCGGTATATGCCGGACGTTGAGATTATCGAGCAGCATCATGACAGAAAACTGGATGCACCTTCAGGGACGGCTGTCAAAACCGCACAGCTGATCAGTGAAGTCAGGGAAAAGAAAAAACAGGGCCATCCGGATGAGGAAGAAACGCTGCAAGGCGCACGAGGAGCTGATGTAGACGGGATGCATATTCACAGCCTGAGGCTGCCGGGACTTGTTGCCCACCAGGAAGTGATTTTTGGAGGAGAAGGACAAACTCTTAAAATCCGGCACGATTCTATCAACCGCCGGTCATTTATGCCTGGAGTGAAAATGGCCTGTGAAGAAGTGATGAGAATCGGTGTGCTTGTTTACGGATTAGAGCACATTATCGAATAG
- a CDS encoding nucleotide pyrophosphohydrolase, producing MKQSERTLRDIQNEVDAYISQFKEGYFSPLAMTARLTEELGELAREINHYYGEKPKKSSEEEKTIEQEIGDMLFVLTCLANSLDVDLTDAHDRVMHKFYTRDKDRWTKIDQKGEHSE from the coding sequence ATGAAACAGAGTGAACGTACACTCAGAGACATACAAAATGAAGTGGATGCGTACATATCACAGTTTAAAGAAGGCTATTTTTCCCCGCTGGCCATGACTGCCCGCCTTACAGAGGAGCTGGGGGAACTTGCGCGTGAAATTAACCATTACTACGGGGAAAAGCCAAAAAAGTCATCAGAAGAGGAAAAAACGATTGAGCAGGAGATCGGAGACATGCTTTTTGTGCTGACGTGTCTGGCAAACTCGCTTGATGTTGATCTTACAGACGCCCATGACCGGGTCATGCACAAATTTTATACACGGGACAAAGATCGGTGGACAAAAATTGATCAAAAAGGAGAGCATTCAGAATGA
- a CDS encoding YitT family protein codes for MIQSIKTKNIIAILIGTAIMSFGLVYFNMQNNLADGGFTGITLILYFMFAIDPAYSNLALNIPLFIIGWKILGRNAFIYTLIGTIGVSIFLYIFQRYTFFTIPLDDDMTLAALFAGVFIGVGLGIVFRYGGTTGGVDIIARLGFKYLGWSMGKTMFMFDALVITASLVYLNYREAMYTLLAVFVAAKVIDFMQQGAYSGKAAMIISEKAPEISAQIMLEMDRGATLLKGKGSFTGTDKEVLYCVVGRNEMVRLKTLIDKVDPHAFVTLTDVQDVMGEGFTLDENKKPLGI; via the coding sequence ATGATTCAGTCCATCAAAACAAAAAATATTATTGCCATTCTTATCGGAACCGCTATTATGAGCTTCGGTCTCGTCTATTTTAACATGCAGAACAATCTGGCAGACGGCGGATTTACGGGGATCACGCTTATTCTTTACTTTATGTTTGCAATTGACCCTGCCTACTCTAACCTTGCCCTGAACATCCCCCTCTTTATTATCGGGTGGAAAATACTCGGAAGAAACGCCTTTATCTATACTCTTATCGGAACGATTGGTGTATCCATTTTTCTCTATATTTTTCAGCGGTACACCTTTTTTACAATTCCCCTGGATGATGATATGACCCTTGCCGCTCTGTTTGCCGGCGTGTTTATCGGGGTCGGCCTCGGAATTGTGTTCCGCTACGGTGGGACAACAGGCGGCGTGGATATTATCGCCCGTCTCGGGTTTAAATATCTCGGATGGAGCATGGGAAAGACAATGTTTATGTTTGACGCCCTTGTCATTACTGCTTCCCTTGTCTACCTTAATTACCGTGAAGCGATGTATACCCTGCTTGCGGTATTTGTCGCTGCCAAAGTGATTGACTTTATGCAGCAGGGGGCCTATTCCGGCAAGGCTGCCATGATCATTTCTGAAAAAGCACCGGAAATCTCCGCCCAGATTATGCTTGAAATGGACCGGGGCGCCACACTCCTGAAAGGGAAGGGCAGCTTTACCGGTACGGATAAGGAAGTCCTTTACTGTGTGGTCGGCAGAAATGAAATGGTGCGCCTGAAAACGCTGATTGACAAAGTGGATCCCCATGCTTTTGTCACTCTTACAGACGTTCAGGACGTGATGGGTGAAGGCTTTACTCTGGATGAAAATAAAAAACCGCTTGGAATCTGA
- a CDS encoding zinc metallopeptidase: MGLGAFLIYFAILLIIPMWAQMRVKSAFKKYSQVRSSSGMTGAEVARKILNDNGIYDVTVEPVKGKLTDHYDPRSKTVRLSESNYYGNSVAGAAVAAHEVGHAMQDAEDYAFLRFRHALVPIANFGSNTAIFVIIAGMLLTIPELMLVGIVFMSAAVLFQLVTLPVEFNASSRAMDQVVSIGVIRNDEERETKKVLNAAALTYVAAAVVAVAELIRFILMYFVMRDE; the protein is encoded by the coding sequence ATGGGTCTTGGTGCATTTCTTATTTATTTTGCCATTCTGCTGATCATTCCGATGTGGGCGCAGATGCGCGTAAAATCCGCTTTTAAAAAGTATTCCCAGGTAAGGTCGTCCTCAGGGATGACAGGAGCTGAGGTTGCCAGAAAAATCCTGAATGATAACGGTATTTATGATGTGACGGTCGAACCGGTTAAGGGAAAGCTGACGGATCACTATGATCCCCGTTCCAAAACGGTCAGGTTGTCAGAGAGCAACTATTACGGCAACAGTGTAGCTGGTGCAGCGGTGGCGGCTCACGAGGTGGGACACGCCATGCAGGACGCTGAGGATTATGCGTTTCTGAGATTCCGCCATGCTTTGGTGCCGATTGCAAACTTCGGTTCCAACACCGCTATTTTTGTCATCATTGCAGGTATGCTGCTGACAATTCCCGAACTGATGCTTGTCGGAATCGTCTTTATGAGTGCAGCAGTACTGTTCCAGCTTGTGACACTGCCTGTGGAGTTTAACGCCTCCAGCAGAGCAATGGATCAGGTCGTCTCTATCGGTGTAATCCGCAACGATGAGGAACGTGAAACAAAAAAAGTCCTCAACGCTGCTGCTTTGACATACGTTGCTGCAGCTGTGGTAGCCGTTGCAGAGCTGATCCGTTTTATTCTGATGTACTTTGTCATGAGGGACGAGTAA
- a CDS encoding sporulation protein YpjB — MKKRLSLIVLSVIILCLLVPVSGASASPEGDTENERLWRELNRTSDTILQYVKERRYDEAKQLMDSFSKQFLSVRSADSGLSMNDLRVIVSSYEQAEQAAVSINMPHEDRISAASSFRLLVDVYDKSHRPLWKNTKETLSAPLTEMAVSFEESEWTDYQQQLNRFLKAYEVVRPAWQVSLEPHIYQRFHSQVVYVERNRHDPGSVSNLMSTLAIMLSDLDDIYGEGQKESSDPSLLWVIITIGGAVLAALSYTAVKKYRGLKVEQTLRRRDRE; from the coding sequence ATGAAAAAGCGTTTAAGCCTGATTGTATTGTCCGTAATTATATTATGTCTACTTGTTCCCGTTTCCGGTGCGTCTGCTTCACCTGAAGGGGACACGGAAAATGAACGGCTTTGGCGTGAGCTGAACCGGACGAGCGATACGATCCTGCAGTATGTAAAAGAACGCCGATATGATGAAGCAAAACAGCTGATGGATTCGTTTTCAAAACAATTTCTCAGTGTGCGTTCCGCAGACAGCGGCCTCTCGATGAATGATCTGCGGGTTATTGTGTCTTCATATGAGCAAGCCGAGCAGGCTGCGGTGAGCATTAATATGCCGCATGAAGACAGAATCAGTGCCGCTTCTTCGTTCCGGCTACTGGTTGATGTGTACGACAAGAGCCACCGTCCGCTTTGGAAAAATACGAAAGAAACACTGTCAGCGCCTCTTACTGAAATGGCGGTGTCTTTTGAAGAGTCTGAATGGACAGATTATCAGCAGCAGCTGAACAGGTTTTTAAAAGCATACGAAGTTGTGCGCCCTGCCTGGCAGGTCTCTTTGGAGCCCCATATCTACCAGCGGTTTCATTCACAGGTCGTTTATGTGGAGCGAAACAGACATGATCCCGGTTCGGTATCAAATCTGATGAGTACACTCGCAATAATGCTTAGTGATTTAGATGATATTTACGGAGAAGGTCAGAAGGAATCATCAGATCCGTCACTATTATGGGTCATCATTACGATCGGAGGCGCTGTTCTTGCCGCCCTGTCCTATACTGCCGTAAAGAAATACAGAGGCTTAAAAGTTGAGCAGACGCTCAGAAGAAGGGACAGAGAGTAG
- the lhaT gene encoding lipoprotein heptaprenylglyceryl N-acetyltransferase LhaT, whose translation MFEKAYEILGSRWFIILLLIINIPGTIYGYIWYESQLANTPAHFLIFVPDSPTASLFFVIVLFAFLLRRSFPLMEALAAVTLFKYGIWAVVMIVWAGMEGAQMRWDHYMLIASHLGMAIQGLLYAPYYRIRPWHLIAVALWTLHNDVIDYIYGMHPYVSRLILPYYSEIAYFTFWLSIFSLGIVWFLNKYMPKRSLQ comes from the coding sequence ATGTTTGAAAAAGCATACGAAATCCTGGGGAGCCGGTGGTTTATCATCCTCCTTCTTATCATTAACATACCAGGGACGATTTACGGATACATATGGTACGAATCCCAACTGGCGAATACACCTGCACATTTTCTGATTTTTGTTCCTGACAGTCCAACCGCGAGTCTCTTTTTTGTGATTGTTCTGTTTGCGTTTCTGCTGAGACGCAGTTTCCCGCTGATGGAGGCACTGGCAGCAGTGACGCTCTTTAAATATGGGATCTGGGCTGTGGTGATGATCGTCTGGGCAGGGATGGAAGGCGCACAAATGCGCTGGGACCATTATATGCTGATAGCCAGTCACCTGGGGATGGCCATTCAGGGCCTTTTATACGCGCCTTACTACCGCATTCGTCCATGGCATCTGATTGCAGTTGCCTTGTGGACGCTTCACAATGATGTGATAGATTACATCTACGGCATGCATCCATATGTTTCGAGGCTGATCCTGCCTTATTACAGTGAAATCGCTTATTTCACGTTCTGGCTGAGTATTTTTTCCCTTGGAATCGTATGGTTCCTGAATAAGTACATGCCAAAGAGAAGCCTTCAATAA
- a CDS encoding menaquinol-cytochrome c reductase cytochrome b/c subunit: MHRGKGMKFVGDSRVPATRMPNIPKDYSEYPHKTEAFWPNFLLREWMVGAVFLIGYLCLTIAHPSPLERVADPTDSGYIPLPDWYFLFLYQLLKYEYAAGDFTVIGAVVMPGIAFGALLLAPFLDRGVERRPIKRPVATSLMLLGVIATIFLTWESVDQHDWEAAARQGAIVDDDIDEDAEGYQIYQSQQACINCHGEQGEGGAAGPNLFDNEYEVEDIMEIIQNGVGDMPADQFEGSDEELETLAEWIANDGQDPE; the protein is encoded by the coding sequence ATGCATCGCGGAAAAGGTATGAAGTTTGTCGGTGACTCACGTGTCCCGGCAACAAGGATGCCGAATATTCCGAAAGACTATTCAGAGTATCCACATAAAACAGAAGCATTTTGGCCGAACTTTCTTCTTCGTGAGTGGATGGTAGGTGCGGTTTTCTTAATCGGTTACCTTTGCCTGACCATCGCCCATCCATCACCGCTTGAGCGTGTGGCTGACCCGACAGATTCAGGGTACATACCGTTGCCTGACTGGTATTTCCTGTTTTTGTACCAGCTGTTGAAATACGAATATGCGGCCGGTGATTTCACCGTAATCGGTGCGGTTGTTATGCCGGGAATCGCATTTGGTGCCCTGCTTCTGGCACCGTTTCTTGACCGGGGGGTTGAGCGCCGTCCGATCAAACGCCCGGTTGCTACATCACTAATGCTTCTTGGTGTTATCGCAACAATCTTCCTTACATGGGAATCTGTGGACCAGCATGACTGGGAAGCAGCAGCCAGACAGGGTGCGATCGTTGATGATGACATTGATGAAGACGCTGAAGGCTACCAGATCTATCAGAGCCAGCAGGCGTGTATAAACTGTCACGGGGAGCAGGGTGAAGGCGGAGCTGCCGGACCGAATCTCTTTGACAACGAGTACGAAGTGGAAGATATTATGGAAATTATCCAAAACGGTGTAGGCGACATGCCTGCCGATCAATTTGAAGGATCTGACGAAGAACTTGAAACTCTCGCTGAGTGGATTGCCAACGACGGACAGGATCCTGAATAA
- the qcrB gene encoding menaquinol-cytochrome c reductase cytochrome b subunit yields MLQKLYDWVDERLDITPMWRDIADHEVPEHVNPAHHFSAFIYCFGGLTFFVTVIQILSGMFLTMYYVPDIIHAYESVYYLQNEVTFGVIVRGMHHWGASLVIVMMFLHTLRVFFTGSYKKPRELNWVVGVLIFFVMLGLGFTGYLLPWDMKAYFATVVGLEIAEAVPVVGGFAKALLAGGEIIGAQTLARFFAIHVFFLPGALLGLLGAHFYMIRKQGISGPL; encoded by the coding sequence ATGTTACAGAAATTATATGACTGGGTGGACGAGCGGCTTGACATCACGCCGATGTGGCGCGATATCGCCGATCACGAGGTACCTGAGCACGTAAACCCCGCCCACCATTTCTCAGCGTTTATTTACTGTTTCGGAGGCCTCACTTTCTTCGTAACAGTCATTCAGATTCTTTCCGGCATGTTTCTGACGATGTACTATGTACCGGACATTATCCATGCTTATGAATCTGTTTATTATCTTCAGAACGAAGTGACCTTTGGTGTTATTGTCCGCGGGATGCACCACTGGGGAGCGAGTCTTGTTATTGTAATGATGTTCCTACATACATTACGCGTATTCTTCACAGGCTCTTACAAGAAACCGCGTGAACTGAACTGGGTTGTCGGAGTACTCATTTTCTTCGTCATGCTTGGTCTTGGCTTTACCGGCTATCTCCTGCCTTGGGATATGAAAGCGTACTTTGCGACTGTAGTAGGTCTTGAAATTGCCGAAGCTGTACCGGTTGTCGGCGGATTTGCAAAAGCCCTTCTCGCAGGCGGCGAAATTATCGGCGCGCAGACGCTTGCCCGGTTCTTTGCGATTCATGTATTCTTCCTGCCTGGTGCTCTACTCGGACTGCTTGGAGCCCACTTCTACATGATTCGTAAACAAGGTATTTCCGGTCCATTGTAG
- a CDS encoding ubiquinol-cytochrome c reductase iron-sulfur subunit, which produces MSEKEHKVSRRQFLTYTLTGVGGFMAAGMLMPMARFALDPALEAGMDSDFVRVASLDELTEEPQRFDFTIEQEDAWYTSEVTRVAWIFLNDSNEVVALSPVCTHLGCTVDWEGSENYPENFFCPCHGGRFERDGQNIQGTPPTRPLDVYEVQVDGDDVYLGGTVQR; this is translated from the coding sequence GTGAGTGAAAAAGAACACAAAGTGTCGCGACGTCAGTTTCTGACGTACACACTGACAGGTGTAGGCGGTTTCATGGCAGCAGGTATGCTGATGCCGATGGCCCGTTTTGCTCTCGATCCGGCACTGGAGGCAGGAATGGACAGCGATTTTGTACGCGTAGCCAGTCTGGACGAGCTGACGGAGGAACCGCAGCGGTTCGATTTTACGATTGAACAGGAAGATGCGTGGTATACATCAGAGGTTACACGTGTAGCGTGGATTTTCCTAAATGACAGCAATGAAGTTGTCGCACTTTCACCTGTCTGCACTCACTTAGGCTGTACAGTCGACTGGGAAGGAAGCGAGAATTACCCTGAGAATTTCTTCTGCCCGTGTCACGGTGGACGGTTTGAGCGTGATGGACAGAACATACAGGGTACACCGCCGACAAGACCGCTTGATGTGTATGAAGTTCAAGTGGATGGTGACGATGTCTACCTTGGCGGCACAGTGCAACGATAG
- a CDS encoding YpiF family protein, whose amino-acid sequence MKWNTTDADMYLKAREYVDTAVIPLVPLNWEKDFKGTVARGEFISLIADEIEKQFKGRVYQVPPFTYLAHESDSSKTERLAKWDRHLYENGFSHVIYLTSDGDWKRVEKDLTDTLLWIPALPLENVEPAYAKDMVSQQIKQILPMITDKWQSEPKER is encoded by the coding sequence GTGAAATGGAACACAACTGATGCGGATATGTATCTTAAAGCGAGAGAGTATGTGGATACAGCCGTGATTCCCCTCGTTCCCCTGAACTGGGAAAAAGATTTTAAGGGAACGGTTGCCCGGGGAGAATTTATCAGCCTGATTGCTGATGAGATTGAGAAGCAGTTTAAAGGAAGAGTCTATCAGGTGCCTCCATTTACATATCTGGCACATGAGAGCGACAGCTCAAAAACAGAGAGGCTTGCAAAATGGGATCGACATCTCTATGAGAACGGCTTTTCCCACGTGATCTATCTGACTTCCGATGGAGATTGGAAAAGAGTCGAAAAAGATCTCACTGATACACTGCTGTGGATTCCGGCACTTCCTCTGGAAAATGTGGAACCGGCTTATGCAAAGGATATGGTATCGCAGCAGATCAAACAGATTCTGCCCATGATTACAGACAAATGGCAGTCGGAGCCTAAGGAAAGATAA
- a CDS encoding ReoY family proteolytic degradation factor — MNNTVPVMEKRDFLKWFLDQYQLKRRECAWLLNFLMSDDILMERVHFVEQADYCPKALMISTSDVDCVPFAFHKNQHVTMDAEKSFHDIRLNRNEDIFIQLNFKDKHLTPQYVAVLEENPYLPVNEEETNVQQLMAEMVLERSIRTERIKAIEKQIDAALLDGDKSRFFELSEEYNELKALNEV; from the coding sequence ATGAACAATACTGTTCCAGTTATGGAAAAGCGGGACTTTTTAAAATGGTTTCTTGATCAGTATCAGCTGAAAAGACGGGAATGTGCTTGGCTTCTTAACTTCCTGATGAGCGATGATATTCTCATGGAGCGTGTCCATTTTGTGGAACAGGCGGATTACTGTCCGAAGGCGCTGATGATCTCAACGAGTGATGTGGATTGCGTGCCTTTTGCTTTTCATAAGAATCAGCACGTAACAATGGATGCAGAAAAATCCTTTCATGATATTCGCCTGAACCGGAACGAAGACATTTTTATTCAGCTTAATTTTAAGGACAAACACCTGACGCCGCAGTATGTAGCCGTGCTAGAGGAGAACCCCTATCTGCCTGTTAACGAAGAGGAGACAAATGTGCAGCAGCTGATGGCGGAGATGGTACTCGAACGATCGATCAGGACAGAGAGAATTAAGGCAATTGAAAAACAGATTGACGCGGCCCTACTGGACGGGGACAAGTCACGCTTCTTTGAACTTTCGGAAGAATACAACGAGCTCAAAGCCCTGAATGAAGTGTAA